The Pseudomonas sp. FP198 genomic interval TCGTGGCTGGTGACCATCGCCGACCTGCCGGGCCAGTTGGCCGACCTGCTGGCGCCGTTCATGGACAACCAGACCCTCCTGCTGCTGGTGATGATGGCGCTGATCATCCTGGTCGGCACGGTGATGGACATGACCCCGACCATCCTCATCCTCACGCCGGTGCTGATGCCCGCGGTGATCCAGGCGGGCATCGACCCGGTGTACTTCGGCGTGCTGTTTCTGATCAACACCGCGATTGGCCTGATCACGCCGCCGGTGGGCACGGTGCTCAACGTGGTCTGCGGCGTGGCGAAGCTGGAGTTCGAGGAAATCGTGCGTGGCGTGTGGCCGTTCATGCTTGCGCAATTTGCGGTGCTGTTCCTGCTGGTGCTGTTCCCTCAGCTCGTCCTGGGCCCGTTGAAGTTCTTCACCGGTTGATGCCGGTGCAATCCGTAGCAGCTCGAAACCAACAACAATAAAGATCGGAGACTGACATGCCAAAACTGATGAAAACCCTGCTGGCCGGGGCCTGCGCAACGGGCTTGCTGCTCGGCAGCGTGGCCGGCCACGCCGCGGAGATCCGCGAGCGCACCCTGCGTTTTGCCTTCCAGAACGTCAAGGAACATCCGCAAGGGCAAGGCGCGCAGAAGTTTGCCGACCTGCTCAGTGAAAAGAGTGGCGGCAAGCTCAAGGTTCGTCTGTTCCCTGGCGGAACCCTGGGCGGCGACGTGCAGACCGTCTCGGCCCTGCAAGGCGGCACGCTGGACATCACGGTGCTGAACTCGGCATCCTCGCTGCCCAGGCCGCGGATTTCGCCATGCTCGATTTCCCGTTCCTGTTCAACAACGCCGAGGAAGCCCATGCGGTCATCGACGGGCCGGTCGGCCAGAAACTCGCGGCGCAGCTGGACAGCAAGGGCCTGGTCGGCCTGGGTTACTGGGACCTGGGGTTCCGTCACCTGACCAACAGCAAACATCCGGTGGCGAAACTTGAGGACATGCAGGGCTTGAAGGTTCGCGTCATCCAGTCGCCGATCTATCTGGAAACCTTCAGTGCCCTGGGTGCCAACCCGGTGCCGATGGCTTTCCCGGAGGTCTATACCGGCCTGGAGCAACACACTATTGATGGTCAGGAAAACCCGTTCACGGTGATTGAAGGCAACAAATTCTACGAGGTGCAGAAGTACCTTTCGGTGACGGGCCACATCTTCAATCCGCAGTCGTTGATCATCAGCCAGAAAACCTGGAACCGCCTCAACGACGATGAAAAGACGCTGATTCGCGAGGCCGCGAGCGAGGCGCAGAAGTTCCAGCGTGAAGTCACCGCGGCGAGCATGGACAAGGCCAAGGCGACGCTGGCGGGCGCCATGGCCGTCAACGAAATCACCCCGGCCGAGAAAGATCGTTTCCGCGAACGCGTGCAACCGGTGATCGATAAATTCGCCAAATCCCTGGACGGTGAACTGGTGAAGATGATGTACGCCGAAATCGCCAAGGTGCGTGCGGGGCAGTGAGGTCAGGGGAACACGCCTGACCGTGCTGTTCCTGTGGGAGCGAGCCTGCTCGCGAAAGCGGTGTGTCAGTCGATGAAGATGTCGACTGATCTGGCGCCATCGCGAGCAAGCTCGCTCCCACAGTTGTTTTGGGTTGGACTTTGGATTTGCATGCGCCACAGATGCTCTTGTGGGAGCGAGCTTGCTCGCGATAGCGGTGTGTCAGTCAATGAAAATGTCGACTGATCTGGCGCCATCGCGAGCAAGCTCGCTCCCACAGTTGTTTTGGGTTGGACTCAGGATCTGCATGTGCCACAGATGCCCTTGTGGGAGCGAGCCTGCTCGCGAAAGCGGTGTGTCAGTCGATGAAGATGTCGACTGATCTGGCGCCATCGCGAGCAAGCTCGCTCCCACAGTTGTTTTGGGTTGGACTCAGGATCTGCAGGCGCCACAGATGCTCTTGTGGGAGCGAGCCTGCTCGCGAAAGCGGTGTGTCAGTCGATGATGATGTCGACTGAGCGGACGCCTTCGCGAGCAGGCTCGCTCCCACAGGTTTTATATTTGCAGATACATCACTGGGCGCCGGGGACCGCCAGCCATTGTCCGATCACTTTCTGGTAGCTGCCATTGGCCTTGCTCAGGTGCAGCCACTGGTCGACGTACATTTTCCAGGTGTGGTCATCGCGCGGCAGCAGGTAGGCCTTCTCGCCATATTGCAGGTACTGGGTCGGGTTGACGGCGCACAGGCCAGGCTTGAGTTTCTGCTGGTAGAGCGCTTCGGAGGCGTCGGTGATCATCACGTCGGCGCGTTTTTCCAGGAGCTCCTGGAATATGGTCACGTTGTCATGGAAAGCCAGCTGGCCCTTGGGCAGGAATGCCCGCACGAAGGCTTCGTTGGTGCCGCCGGCCGGCTCGACAAGACGCACCGAAGGCTGGTTCATCTGCTCGATGGTCTGGTAGCGCGACTGGTCTTCGCAACGCACCAGGGGGATCTTGCCGTCAACGTCCAGGGTGCTGCTGAAATAGGCTTTTTTCTGCCGTTCCAGGGTCACCGAAATCCCGCCCATGCCGATGTCACATCTGCCGGCCAACATGTCTGGCATCAGGGTTTTCCAGGTGGTCTGGACCCATTGCACCTTGACGCCGAGGCTGGTGGCGAGGGAACGGGCCATGTCGATGTCGATGCCCTCGTATTCACCCGATGCGGCCTTGTAGGTATAGGGCTTGTAGTCGCCCGTCGTGCACACCCGCAGTTCACCTTGTTGCAGGACCTTGTCCAGATGCGAAGGGGTTGGCTCGGCCAGGGCACTGCCGCAGAACGCCAGCAGGCTACAGAACGTCATCGTGCTTGTTATGGTTTTCATGGATCGGACGTCTCGCAAAGGGAGGGACAAGACGGGCGAGTGTAGTAAAAGTGTCGGCGGGCTGTCACCGGATCGTCGGGACGAGCGGTCAGCCTGGCGCTATCTCGACGGCTTTCTGCCGCAGACTCTCCAGATAGGCACAGAACATGTCGGCCATGGCATCGGCATAGGCCCGGATTTCCTCGCTGGAGCGTGGCGTTGCCGAAAATCGCTTACCCACGGAACCGAGCGTGGTGATGATCAGGTCACCGGCCAGGGCGCGGGTCTGCACGCTGGCTTCCGGCAGCACTTGTTGCATGAAAGCGTTCACCGATTGCTGCACCGAGATTCGCGCCGTTTGATGTTCGGGGGCATCGCGGTAGAGCGGGGCGGCGTCATTGAGGGCGATGCGTATCTGCGCCTCGTCGCATTCGGACTGGATAAACGCCTGCACCAGATCCCTCAATCGCTGCAGAGGCGGCTTGCCCTGGTCCTCGAGGATGTCCCGCAGCATGGCGGTGGTTTGTTGCCACTCGTCACTCTGCAAGCGGAACAGGATCGCCGCCTTGTTCGGGAAGTATTGATACACCGACCCGACGCTGACGCCCGCGCGCTCCGCCACACGAGCCACGGTGAAACGCGGTGCGCCGTGGCTCGCCAGAACCTGAACAGCCGCCTCCAGGACGGCCGCCACGAGTTCGGTGGAGCGGGCCTGTTTCGGCTGCTTGCGCGAGGAAATCTGCGGGCTTGGGCGTTCGGACATGAAGGTCATGCACCTCGAAAGGAATGCGAATAGGCAATGCGACGGATTATTCGTATCTTGAATGCGACTAATTGATCGCATTCTAGTCGGCTGCACAGACGCCGTTCAACTTCACTTCGCTTTCTTTCCATGGGTAGGGTCATGACTCAAGAAAATCTTCATCACGGCGCCGCCTCGGCGCTCGGGGCGACCGTCGAGGCCAATCCGGCGCTCAAGCTGTTGCCGCTCACACTGACCGTGTTTGTCGGTTTCCTCACCATCGGCATGCAATTGCCGGTCTTGCCGCTGCACCTGCATGACACGCTGGGCATGGGTACGCTGGTGATCGGCCTGGTGATCGGGGCACAGTTCGCCGCGGCGCTGCTGTCACGGGCCTGGGCCGGCAATTTTGCCGACCTGCGTGGCGGCAAGCGCGCGGTCATGGCCGGGCTGGTGACGGCCGCCGTTTCCGGGCTGGTCTATCTGCTTTCCCTGGCGTTCGTTGCCGCGCCGGTTACGTCGGTCTGGCTTTTGTCGGGCGGTCGCGTGCTGCTGGCGATCGGCGAAAGCCTCATCGTCACCGGAGCGATGGGCTGGGGCATTGGCCTGGTGGGGCCGCAGCATGCCGGCAAGGTCATGGCCTGGAACGGCATCGCCATGTACGGCGCCTACGCACTGGGGGCGCCGCTCGGTGTTGCGTTGAATGCCGGTTGGGGCTTCGTGGGCATCGTCATGGCCTCGATGTTCGTGCCGCTGCTGGCCTTGGCGATTGTCGCCGGTGTGCGCGCCGTCGCCCCTACGGCGACCCGGCGTACACCGTTCTACAAGATGCTCGGCGCCGTCTGGGTTCCCGGCCTGGGGTTGGCGTTCTGCAGCGTCGGTTTTGGTGTTCTCACGGCGTTTATCGCCCTGTTGTTCGCGGCCCGGGAGTGGGGCAACGCTTCGTTGGCGTTCACCGCGTTCGGCGTGGCGTTCATCGGTGCGCGCCTGCTGTTCGGACACCTTCCCGACAAGATCGGCGGCGCCCGTGTGGCACTGGTCTGTGTGTTGATCGAAAGCGTTGGGCTGCTGCTGATCTGGAGCGCCAACAGCGCGACCAGCGCCTACCTGGGGGCGGCACTCACCGGTTTCGGTTATTCCCTGGCGTTTCCCGGTTTTGGCGTGGAGGCGGTGCGGCGTGCACCACCACAGGCTCGCGGTCTCGCCATGGGCGCCTATGTCGCCTTTCTCGATATTGCCCTGGGCATCACCAGCCCGCTGGCCGGTCTGTTGGCGAGTGGCTGGGGCATTGGTGCGGTTTACCTGGGCGGCGCCATCGCCGTGGCGCTGTCGTTTGTAGTGGCTTTGGTGTTGCTCGGAAGGCAGCCAGGCAAGCTCCTTCGCTAGCGGGAAACAAGTCCGTGATCGATCGCGTATTTCACCAGCGCCGCAGGTTTGTCGATATTGAGTTTGCGGCGGATGCTCAGGCGGTGGGTTTCCACGGTGCGTACGCTGATGTCCAGTTCGCGGGCCATTTCCTTGTTGTTCAGCCCCTCGACCATTTTCGCCAGGACCTGGCTCTCGCGCGGCGTCAGTTCGCTGTCGGTGTTCGGGTCGGTGGCGAGGCGCTGGGCGATCTCGGCGCTGTAGAAGGTGCCGCCGCCGATGATGGCTTCGATGGCGGCAATGATCTCCTTGGAAGGTGAATTCTTCAGCACGTAGCCGCTGGCACCGGCGCGCACGGATTCACTGATGTACTCATGATTGTCGTACATGCTCAGGATGAGGATCTTCAAGCCGGGGTATTGCTTGCCCAGCAGCCGGGTCAGCTCGAGGCCGTTCATGTCCTTCAGGCCGATGTCCATCAGCAGCAGGTCCGGCTGGCAGCGCCCGACCATGTCGATCGCCTGCGCGCCGTTCTCCGCTTCGCCGACCACGTCCAGGCGGGGCATGACGGACAGCAGCGCGCGAATACCATCACGAACCAGCGAGTGATCGTCGACCAGGGCGACGCGTATGGCGGGGGGCAGGGTCATGGGCAGGTGCTCTTGTGGAAATGAACGCGCATCAACTTTCCGTGGCCGACAGGGTCATGGGCAACAGGATATCCAGTTCGCTTCGTCCCGGAACCGAGGTCATTTCCAGCCGCCCGCCAAAATGCTCGACCCGTTCGCGGATGTTACGCAAGCCGATGCCGGTGTGACCACGCTCGACCTGCGGGACGTTGAAGCCCATCCCGTCATCCACCACGGTCAGACGCAGGGATTGGCCCGAACCGAACAGGGTGATGGCGACTCGTTTCGCCCCGGCGTGTCGCTCGATGTTGGTCAGCGCCTCCTGGGCAATCCGGAACAGCGAGACCGGGGCGCCGTTTTCCAGGCGACAGTCGAATTCGTTGCTTCGGTAGGACACTTCCAGGCCACTGCGCTGTTCGAATTCCGCCGCGAGCTGGCCGATGGCGGCGGGCAGGCCCAGGGTATCAAGCAACGAGGAGCGCAAATCATGGGAAATACTGCGGATTTCACCGATCGCTTCGCCCAGTCGATCGGTCGCATTCTTCAGGATGCCGAGGCCATTTTCCTGGCCGTTCTCGAGCACATGACTGGCCAGTTCGAACTGGAACTTGATCGAAACCAACAGCTGGCTGATCCCGTCGTGGAGCTCGCGCGACACCCGTGAGCGCTCTTCCTCCTGCAAGCTGACGATACGCTGGTTCAAGCGCTGCAGTTTCTTATCGGCCAGGCGATGCTCGCTGACATTGAGGGTGATGCCGCCGGCAAACACCAGCAGCACCGCCACCAACGCAATGGCGGCGATGGCCTGCATGGTGGTATGGATGCCCTGAGCCACTTCGGCGCGAGCCTGCTGGGTGGCGCGTTCGACGTCTTCCAGGTAGATCCCGGTGCCGAGCATCCAGCCCCAACGATCGAGCATCACGACGTAGGCGAGCTTGTCGGTTACCTGGCCGGAGGAGGGCTTGTTCCAGGCGTAGCGCTGAAAGCCTTCGCCTGATTCGGCGCTTTTGAGCAAGGCCTGGATGACCGGCAGGCCTTGAGGATCCTTCATGTCCCAGAGATATTGCCCCACCAGCTCCGACTGGCGGGCATGCATGAGGCTGCGACCCTGGCGGTCGTAGACGAAAAAATAACCGTTGATGCCAAAGCTGAGCTTGCGCAGTTCTTCCAGCACCTGCTGCTGCGCCCGCGCATCTCCCTGGCCGTCGTTGTACAACGGGGCGATCAGGCTCTGCGCCATCTCGACGTAGTTCTTCAGTTCGGCGCGTTTACTGGCCAGGATACTGTCTTCGATCAGTTGCGCCTGTTGGTCACCCAACTGGCGATTGAGCGAGATGACCAAGGCACCAATAACGGCAATCGCCAGGACCAGCGGCAGGATCCCGAGAGCGACGATCTTGTGTTTGAGCAGCATCTGTACTCCTGTCCGGATCCGGCGGGGAGGCGAATGGCGGCATCATATGCCAAACCCATGGGCGAAACATAAAACCTGTGGGAGCGAGCCTGTGTGGGAGCGAGCCTGCTCGCGAAGGCGGCGTGTCAGGTAACGACAATGCTGACTGATCCGACGCCTTCGCGAGCAGGCTCGCTCCCACAGGGGGACACAGGATGAATTGGCATCTACGTAGTACTACGGATTTATTTATTGACGGCCAGCAGGGATATTGGGCCAGCTCCGAATTGCCGGGGCCACACTATAAAAACAATCGCCGCAATCCTTTGGATATCGGCAGGAGACATGCAATGACAACCCGTCTGGTTAAACACCTCGCCTGGTTTGCCGTGGCTGTTCTGGGAGCGTGTGCGCTGAGCGTCGTGGCCCTGCGCCGCGGAGAGCCGATCAACGCCCTCTGGATCGTCGTCGCGGCCGTGGCCATCTACCTGGTCGCCTACCGCTACTACAGCCTCTTCATCGCCAACAACGTGATGCAACTCGATGCGCGCCGGGCCACGCCCGCCGTGCTCAACAACGATGGCCTGGACTACGTCCCGACCAACAAGCACATCCTCTTCGGCCACCACTTCGCGGCCATTGCCGGCGCGGGGCCGCTGGTCGGGCCGGTGCTGGCGGCGCAGATGGGCTACCTGCCCGGCACGCTCTGGCTGATCGCCGGCGTGGTGCTGGCCGGTGCGGTGCAGGACTTCATGGTCCTGTTCCTGTCGACCCGCCGCAACGGTCGCTCGCTGGGCGACATGGTGCGCGAGGAAATGGGCCGCATCCCCGGCACCATCGCGCTGTTCGGCTGCTTCCTGATCATGATCATCATCCTCGCGGTGCTGGCGCTGATCGTGGTCAAGGCCCTGGCCGAGAGCCCGTGGGGCATCTTCACGGTGATGGCGACCATCCCGATCGCGATGTTCATGGGCATCTACATGCGCTACATCCGCCCGGGCCGCATCGGTGAAATCTCGCTCATCGGCGTGCTGTTGCTGCTCGGTTCGATCTGGCTGGGCGGGCAGATCGCCGCCGACCCGGTCTGGGCCAAGGCCTTCACCTTCACCGGGATCCAGATCACCTGGATGCTGATCGGCTACGGTTTTGTCGCCGCGGTGCTGCCGGTGTGGCTGATCCTGGCGCCACGGGACTATTTGTCGACCTTCCTCAAGATCGGCACCATCATCGCCCTGGCGATCGGCATCCTGGTGACCATGCCCGAGCTGAAAATGCCGGCGCTGACCCAGTTCACCGACGGCACCGGGCCGGTGTGGAAGGGCGGGCTGTTCCCGTTCCTGTTCATCACCATCGCCTGCGGCGCGGTCTCGGGTTTCCACGCGCTGATCTCCTCGGGCACCACGCCCAAGCTGCTGGATAACGAAACCAACGCGCGCTACATCGGTTACGGCGGCATGCTGATGGAATCGTTCGTGGCGATCATGGCGATGGTCGCGGCCTCGGTGATCGAACCGGGCGTGTACTTCGCCATGAACAGCCCGGCGGCGATCGTCGGTTCGGACGTGGTGGCCGTGGCCCAGACTGTCAGCAGCTGGGGTTTTGCAATCACCCCCGACGCGCTGCAAGCGGTGGCCAAGGACATCGGCGAGACCACCATCCTGGCCCGTGCCGGCGGTGCGCCGACCCTGGCGGTGGGTATCGCGCAGATCCTCCACTCGGTGCTGCCGGGTGAGAACACCATGGCGTTCTGGTACCACTTCGCGATCCTGTTCGAAGCGCTGTTCATCCTCACCGCGGTAGACGCCGGCACCCGTGCCGGACGGTTCATGCTGCAGGACCTGCTCGGCTCGTTCGTGCCGGCCCTCAAGCGCACCGAATCGTGGACCGCCAACTGATCGCCACCGCCGGCTGCGTCGCGCTGTGGGGTTACTTGCTGTACCAGGGCGTGATCGATCCGCTGGGCGGCATCAACACCTTGTGGCCGCTGTTCGGCATCTCCAACCAGATGCTGGCCGGTATCGCGCTGATGCTCGCACCGTGGTGCTGATCAAGATGAAGCGCCAGCGCTACGTCTGGGTCACGCTGCTGCCGGCCAGCTGGCTGCTGATCTGCACCACCACCGCAGGCCTGATCAAGCTGTTCGACGCCAACCCGGCGATCGGCTTTCTGGCCCTGGCGCGCAAATACAACGATGCCCTGGCCGCCGGCCAGATCCTGGCCCCGGCCAAGAGCATCGAGCAGATGCAGCACGTGGTGTTCAACGCCTACACCAACGCAACGCTGACGGTGTTGTTCCTGTTCGTGGTCTTCAGCATCCTGTTCTACGCGCTCAAGGTCGGCATCGCCGCTTGGGGCACCAAGGAACGCACGGACAAGGAAGCGCCATTCCAGGCGCTGCCGGACGCTTGACAGGGGATTGCAACGATGTTCAATGACTTGAGTCGCCTCGGTAAATACCTCGGTCAGGCCGCCCGCCTGATGGTCGGCATGCCCGACTACGACAACTACGTCGAGCACATGCAAACCAAGCACCCCGACAAGCCGTTGATGGACTACGAGGCGTTCTTCCGAGAACGCCAGGAAGCCCGCTACGGTGGCAAGGGTGGCCCCAAATGCTGTTGAACTGAAGTAATCCCAGTGGGAGCGAGCCTGCTCGCGATAGCGCAGTGTCAGTCGATGAAGATGTCGACTGACCCGGCGCCTTCGCGAGCAGGCTCGCTCCCACAGTTGTTTTGGGTTGGACTCAGGATTTGCAGGTGCCGCAGATGCCCTTGTGGGGCAGACTCAGGATTGTATGTGCGCAGAAAGGCCAATGTGGCGAGGGAGCTTGCTCCCGCTGGCGTGCGTAGCAGGCCCCGGCGGTTCTCCAGGCTGACCGCATCACCCGTCTTGCGACTGCTGCGCAGCCGAGCGGGAGCAAGCTCCCTCGCCACAATCGTCTGGCTTGATCCTTTGATCAGTCAGCCAACAACACCGCCGCATCAAAGCCCACCCGCAGGTTGCCCCAGTGACGGCCGCCAAAGAAGAACGGTACGTCGATCTCGGTCATGATTTCCCCGGTGTCGCGCAGGTAGGTCTGGAGCAGGAAGCGCTGGACGTTGCCCGCCGCGCGCAGGCCGATCGGGTCGTTGAAGATCCGCTTGTTGCGGCACACCGGCAGGTCGACCGCGCGGTCG includes:
- a CDS encoding transporter substrate-binding domain-containing protein; this encodes MKTITSTMTFCSLLAFCGSALAEPTPSHLDKVLQQGELRVCTTGDYKPYTYKAASGEYEGIDIDMARSLATSLGVKVQWVQTTWKTLMPDMLAGRCDIGMGGISVTLERQKKAYFSSTLDVDGKIPLVRCEDQSRYQTIEQMNQPSVRLVEPAGGTNEAFVRAFLPKGQLAFHDNVTIFQELLEKRADVMITDASEALYQQKLKPGLCAVNPTQYLQYGEKAYLLPRDDHTWKMYVDQWLHLSKANGSYQKVIGQWLAVPGAQ
- a CDS encoding TetR family transcriptional regulator; amino-acid sequence: MSERPSPQISSRKQPKQARSTELVAAVLEAAVQVLASHGAPRFTVARVAERAGVSVGSVYQYFPNKAAILFRLQSDEWQQTTAMLRDILEDQGKPPLQRLRDLVQAFIQSECDEAQIRIALNDAAPLYRDAPEHQTARISVQQSVNAFMQQVLPEASVQTRALAGDLIITTLGSVGKRFSATPRSSEEIRAYADAMADMFCAYLESLRQKAVEIAPG
- a CDS encoding arabinose transporter; the protein is MTQENLHHGAASALGATVEANPALKLLPLTLTVFVGFLTIGMQLPVLPLHLHDTLGMGTLVIGLVIGAQFAAALLSRAWAGNFADLRGGKRAVMAGLVTAAVSGLVYLLSLAFVAAPVTSVWLLSGGRVLLAIGESLIVTGAMGWGIGLVGPQHAGKVMAWNGIAMYGAYALGAPLGVALNAGWGFVGIVMASMFVPLLALAIVAGVRAVAPTATRRTPFYKMLGAVWVPGLGLAFCSVGFGVLTAFIALLFAAREWGNASLAFTAFGVAFIGARLLFGHLPDKIGGARVALVCVLIESVGLLLIWSANSATSAYLGAALTGFGYSLAFPGFGVEAVRRAPPQARGLAMGAYVAFLDIALGITSPLAGLLASGWGIGAVYLGGAIAVALSFVVALVLLGRQPGKLLR
- a CDS encoding response regulator transcription factor; this encodes MTLPPAIRVALVDDHSLVRDGIRALLSVMPRLDVVGEAENGAQAIDMVGRCQPDLLLMDIGLKDMNGLELTRLLGKQYPGLKILILSMYDNHEYISESVRAGASGYVLKNSPSKEIIAAIEAIIGGGTFYSAEIAQRLATDPNTDSELTPRESQVLAKMVEGLNNKEMARELDISVRTVETHRLSIRRKLNIDKPAALVKYAIDHGLVSR
- a CDS encoding cache domain-containing protein → MLLKHKIVALGILPLVLAIAVIGALVISLNRQLGDQQAQLIEDSILASKRAELKNYVEMAQSLIAPLYNDGQGDARAQQQVLEELRKLSFGINGYFFVYDRQGRSLMHARQSELVGQYLWDMKDPQGLPVIQALLKSAESGEGFQRYAWNKPSSGQVTDKLAYVVMLDRWGWMLGTGIYLEDVERATQQARAEVAQGIHTTMQAIAAIALVAVLLVFAGGITLNVSEHRLADKKLQRLNQRIVSLQEEERSRVSRELHDGISQLLVSIKFQFELASHVLENGQENGLGILKNATDRLGEAIGEIRSISHDLRSSLLDTLGLPAAIGQLAAEFEQRSGLEVSYRSNEFDCRLENGAPVSLFRIAQEALTNIERHAGAKRVAITLFGSGQSLRLTVVDDGMGFNVPQVERGHTGIGLRNIRERVEHFGGRLEMTSVPGRSELDILLPMTLSATES
- a CDS encoding YbdD/YjiX family protein translates to MFNDLSRLGKYLGQAARLMVGMPDYDNYVEHMQTKHPDKPLMDYEAFFRERQEARYGGKGGPKCC